One segment of Salvia hispanica cultivar TCC Black 2014 unplaced genomic scaffold, UniMelb_Shisp_WGS_1.0 HiC_scaffold_167, whole genome shotgun sequence DNA contains the following:
- the LOC125198567 gene encoding 50S ribosomal protein L6, chloroplastic-like gives MSASISAPVQSSYLRCSFLGDANKIRVSGASAPRVAVVRRTVECKESRIGKQPITVPSNVTLTMDGQYFKAKGPLGELDLTYPREIMVDKEESGALRVRKTVETRRANQMHGLFRTLTDNIVVGVSKGFEKKLQLIGTGYRATVEGKDIVLNLGFSHPVRMAIPPGLQVKVEENTRITVSGYDKSEIGQFAASIRKWRPPEPYKGKGVKYADEVVRRKEGKAGKKK, from the exons ATGTCGGCTTCTATCAGTGCTCCTGTGCAGTCGAG CTACCTGAGGTGCTCGTTTCTCGGGGATGCAAATAAAATCCGTGTTTCTGGGGCATCTGCACCTCGGGTTGCTGTTGTGAGGAGGACTGTGGAGTGTAAGGAGTCGAGAATTGGAAAGCAACCAATTACGGTCCCCTCCAATGTGACTCTAACGATGGATGGACAATACTTCAAAGCTAAAGGCCCACTAGGGGAGCTTGATCTCACTTATCCACGAGAAATTATGGTTGACAAGGAGGAGTCTGGAGCTCTCAGGGTGAGAAAGACTGTGGAGACAAGAAGAGCCAACCAGATGCACGGATTATTCAG GACCCTAACTGACAACATCGTGGTGGGTGTTTCCAAAGGATTCGAGAAGAAACTCCAACTGATAGGCACGGGGTATCGTGCTACAGTCGAAGGGAAAGACATAGTTCTCAATCTCGGTTTCTCTCATCCAGTGAGGATGGCAATCCCCCCTGGCCTGCAGGTTAAGGTGGAAGAGAACACTAGAATTACTGTGAGTGGGTATGACAAATCTGAAATTGGCCAGTTTGCTGCATCGATTAGGAAGTGGAGACCTCCGGAGCCATACAAGGGTAAAGGAGTGAAATATGCTGATGAAGtagtaagaagaaaagagGGCAAAGCAGGCAAGAAGAAATAA
- the LOC125198571 gene encoding probable pectate lyase P59 produces the protein MGRGGLYSLSLIFVLVLPFASANISHYDDYWSKKAAEAWNRTLATYEPMPAKVVSHFNEHTHRTLNELEGSNNTRRELSHRVYTGPCMATNPIDRCWRCDPNWANNRFRLADCALGFGRKAKGGKGGKIYVVTDSSDNDMVNPKPGTLRHAVIQKEPLWIIFERSMVIRLNQELIMTSHKTIDGRGASVYIANGAGITIQFVHNVIIHGLKMHRIVPGTGGEIRDSVDHYGFRTRSDGDGISVFGSTDIWIDHMSMTRASDGLIDVIWGSTGITISNGHFTDHDEAMLFGANDAHYIDKKMQITVAFNHFGKRMVQRMPRCRFGYFHVVNNDYTHWNMYAIGGSMNPTIISQGNRYIAPPLNGYAKEVTKREYTPESTWKSWTWRSQGDIFLRGAFFIESGDKNFVGKHPELYDHVEAASGEKVAEMTRFAGALGCRVGKAC, from the exons ATGGGGCGAGGGGGGTTATATTCGCTCTCGCTCATCTTTGTTTTGGTTCTTCCATTCGCCTCGGCTAATATCAGTCATTATGATGATTATTGGTCTAAGAAAGCTGCAGAAGCCTGGAATCGCACCTTGGCAACTTATGAGCCAATGCCGGCTAAAGTTGTCAGTCATTTCAATGAACACACCCATAG GACTCTTAATGAGCTCGAGGGCTCGAACAACACAAGGAGGGAGTTGTCACACAGGGTTTACACCGGGCCATGCATGGCGACAAACCCCATCGACCGATGCTGGCGTTGTGACCCGAACTGGGCCAACAACCGGTTCCGCCTGGCCGACTGCGCCCTAGGTTTCGGGCGCAAGGCCAAGGGTGGAAAAGGCGGGAAGATCTACGTGGTCACCGACTCCTCCGACAACGACATGGTCAACCCCAAGCCGGGCACCCTCCGCCACGCGGTGATCCAGAAGGAGCCCCTCTGGATCATCTTCGAGCGGAGCATGGTGATCCGGCTCAACCAGGAGCTGATCATGACGAGCCACAAGACCATCGATGGCCGTGGCGCGTCCGTCTACATCGCCAACGGCGCCGGCATCACCATCCAGTTCGTCCACAACGTCATCATCCACGGCCTCAAGATGCACCGGATCGTCCCCGGGACCGGAGGCGAGATCCGCGACTCCGTCGACCACTACGGGTTCCGCACCCGCAGCGACGGGGACGGGATCTCCGTCTTCGGCTCCACCGACATCTGGATCGACCACATGTCAATGACACGTGCCAGCGACGGATTGATCGACGTCATCTGGGGATCCACAGGTATCACTATTTCCAACGGCCACTTCACCGATCACGACGAGGCGATGCTCTTCGGCGCCAACGACGCACACTACATCGACAAGAAGATGCAAATCACGGTGGCGTTCAACCACTTCGGGAAGAGGATGGTGCAGAGGATGCCGAGGTGCCGGTTCGGGTACTTCCACGTGGTGAACAACGACTACACGCATTGGAACATGTACGCGATCGGAGGGAGCATGAACCCGACCATCATAAGCCAGGGGAACAGGTACATTGCGCCGCCGTTGAACGGGTACGCGAAGGAGGTGACGAAGAGGGAGTACACGCCTGAGTCGACGTGGAAGTCATGGACGTGGAGGTCGCAGGGAGATATTTTCTTGAGGGGGGCTTTCTTCATTGAGTCCGGGGATAAGAATTTTGTGGGGAAGCATCCGGAGCTTTACGACCATGTGGAGGCGGCGTCAGGGGAGAAGGTGGCGGAGATGACTAGGTTTGCGGGGGCACTTGGGTGTAGAGTGGGGAAAGCTTGCTAG
- the LOC125198568 gene encoding mitochondrial outer membrane protein porin of 34 kDa-like, with product MGKGPGLYSEIGKRARDLLYKDYQSDQKFTITTYSPTGVTLTSSGCKKGEVFLADINTQLKHKNITTDVKVDTSSNLSTTITVDQPCPGVKTIFSFKVPDQRSGKLELQYLHDYAGITSSVGLTANPTVNFSAAVGNDKLALGSDVAFDTKEGALTKYNIGASFTNSDLIAALTLNDKFDTLSASYYHIVSPLTNTAVGAEVTHSFSSNENTITVGTQHALDPLTLAKARLNNSGKASGLIQHEWRPKSLITLSAEVDTKSIDKSAKFGLALALKP from the exons ATGGGCAAGGGTCCAGGTCTCTACTCCGAGATTGGGAAAAGAGCTCGAG ATCTTTTGTACAAGGATTACCAGAGTGACCAAAAGTTCACAATCACCACTTACTCGCCTACTGGAGTT ACTCTCACTTCATCCGGTTGCAAGAAAGGCGAAGTTTTCTTGGCTGACATTAACACTCAGCTGAAGCACAAAAATATCACCACTGATGTCAAAGTTGACACAAGTTCAAAT CTCTCAACCACCATCACAGTTGATCAGCCTTGCCCTGGAGTGAAGACTATCTTTAGCTTTAAAGTTCCTGATCAAAGGTCTGGAAAG TTGGAACTTCAATACTTGCATGATTATGCGGGGATAACCTCAAGTGTCGGGTTGACAGCTAACCCCACTGTGAACTTTTCCGCTGCTGTCGGCAATGATAAACTTGCCTTGGGCAGTGATGTGGCTTTTGACACTAAGGAAGGAGCTTTAACTAAGTACAACATCGGAGCTAGTTTCACGAATTCTGATCTGATTGCTGCTCTGACACt GAATGACAAGTTTGACACCTTGAGCGCATCATACTACCACATAGTGAGCCCATTGACCAACACTGCTGTTGGTGCTGAGGTGACTCACAGCTTCTCAAGCAACGAGAACACAATCACTGTTGGGACACAACACGCGCTGGACCCATTGACCCTTGCAAAGGCGCGTCTGAACAACTCTGGCAAGGCGAGTGGTCTGATCCAGCACGAATGGCGTCCCAAGTCGCTCATCACTCTATCAGCCGAGGTGGACACCAAGTCCATCGACAAGAGTGCCAAGTTTGGGTTGGCTTTGGCCCTGAAGCCTTAA
- the LOC125198566 gene encoding probable RNA 3'-terminal phosphate cyclase-like protein, with the protein MGKIQYKRLKGSQNMRLRLLLSTLSSTPIIIEDIRAEETLPGLRPYELSFLRLLEEVSDDCSVEINETGTKFKYKPGIVMGGRHLVHDCGTLRSIGYFLEPLIVLGLFGKKPLTIKLKGITNDSKDPSVDTFQKTTLPILKHFGVPPEGLELKIVNRGVPPKGGGEVILSVPIVKELQAAIWFDEGLVRRIRGYSFSARVSSQFENEMLHKARGIFNRLLPDVHIYTDHKAGAQAGQSPGYGITLVAETTSGCCISADTAVYRGGEEEDEFEEKKELSPPGDVGEKIAAALLAEIEQGGVVDSTHQGLLFLLCALCPPDVSKVRVGKLSPYGIEVLRHISDFLKVKFNIKPDPATNTVILKCVGCGLKNLSRKAS; encoded by the exons ATGGGGAAAATTCAGTACAAGCGGCTGAAAGGCAGCCAGAACATGAGGCTGCGCCTCCTCCTCTCGACGCTATCATCCACACCGATTATAATCGAAGACATACGAGCCGAGGAAACGCTTCCCGGCCTCCGCCCCTACGAGTTGTCGTTCCTCCGCCTCCTGGAGGAAGTTTCCGACGACTGCTCCGTCGAAATCAACGAAACCG GTACGAAGTTCAAGTACAAGCCAGGGATTGTGATGGGCGGGAGGCATTTGGTTCACGATTGCGGCACGTTGAGGTCGATTGGGTATTTCTTGGAGCCACTGATTGTGTTAGGTTTGTTTGGGAAGAAGCCCCTCACTATTAAGCttaaag GTATTACAAATGATTCCAAGGATCCATCTGTTGACACTTTCCAAAAAACTACACTACCTATACTGAAGCATTTTGGTGTACCTCCGGAAGGGCTTGAATTGAAAATCGTGAACCGGGGAGTTCCTCCTAAAGGTGGCGGAGAAGTTATTCTTTCTGTTCCGATTGTGAAAGAACTGCAA GCAGCTATTTGGTTTGATGAGGGCTTGGTGAGGAGGATCAGAGGATACTCCTTTTCAGCTAGAGTATCGTCTCAGTTTGAGAATGAAATGCTGCATAAAGCTCGTGGCATTTTCAATCGTTTGCTTCCAGATGTTCACATATACACTGACCACAAAGCGGGAGCGCAAGCTGGACA gtCGCCTGGATATGGAATTACTCTCGTTGCTGAGACTACATCAGGCTGCTGCATTTCTGCTGACACGGCAGTCTACCGTGGgggagaggaggaggatgaATTTGAGGAGAAGAAAGAATTGAGTCCTCCAGGAGACGTCGGTGAGAAGATTGCAGCGGCCCTGCTGGCTGAGATTGAGCAAGGGGGAGTTGTGGATTCGACTCACCAG GGTTTATTGTTTCTCCTTTGTGCATTGTGCCCTCCCGATGTGTCAAAGGTTCGTGTTGGGAAGCTCTCACCTTATGGGATAGAAGTTCTCAGGCATATCTCTGATTTTCTTAAAGTGAAGTTTAATATTAAGCCTGATCCTGCAACGAATACGGTCATTCTCAAGTGTGTTGGATGCGGTCTCAAGAATCTATCGAGGAAGGCGTCCTGA
- the LOC125198560 gene encoding probable auxin efflux carrier component 1d, whose product MIELESYICRETCAYCAYEISLEEDSLKRALLSIKWWKLFTPDQCSGINKFVANFSIPLLSFKVISSNNPYKMNLKLVSADFLQKFLALIILAAIAKIRSRGSLSWVITGLSLSTLPNTLILGLPLIEAMYGKEASTLLAQIVVLQSLIWYNLLLVLFEINATEESINATSSSEVTGAVESPQRAEAMNVDEKDEGIKDLRKRNIKIIISTVGKKLIRNPNTYATFVGILWACIHFRWSVKLPKIIENSVTLLSDGGLGMAMFSLGLFMASQPRVIACGTRKAVLAMAMKFLVGPLLMSVPSLALGLRGTLLKVAIVQVRKYHCL is encoded by the exons atgaTAGAATTAGAAAGTTACATCTGCAGAGAAACTTGTGCATATTGTGCATATGAAATATCACTTGAGGAAGATTCTCTGAAAAGAG CGTTGCTGTCGATAAAATGGTGGAAACTATTTACACCAGATCAGTGTTCCGGCATCAACAAATTTGTTGCAAATTTTTCAATCCCCCTTTTATCTTTCAAGGTAATCTCATCAAACAATCCTTATAAGATGAACCTGAAACTGGTATCTGCTGATTTCCTTCAAAAGTTTCTTGCTCTCATCATACTGGCTGCAATAGCCAAAATAAGATCCAGAGGGAGCCTGAGTTGGGTGATAACGGGTCTCTCCTTGTCGACATTGCCTAATACATTGATATTAGGACTCCCACTGATAGAGGCTATGTATGGGAAAGAAGCATCAACCCTCCTGGCCCAAATAGTTGTATTACAAAGCCTTATTTGGTACAACCTTCTGTTAGTTCTTTTTGAGATTAATGCTACAGAGGAATCCATCAATGCAACATCATCTTCAGAAGTAACAG GAGCAGTGGAGAGTCCACAAAGAGCAGAAGCAATGAATGTAGACGAGAAAGATGAAGGAATCAAAGATCTGAGgaaaagaaacataaaaattattatctcAACAGTAGGAAAGAAGCTTATCAGAAATCCCAACACATATGCCACCTTTGTTGGCATTTTATGGGCATGCATACATTTCAG GTGGTCAGTAAAATTGcctaaaataattgaaaattcagTTACACTATTGTCAGATGGAGGACTTGGAATGGCTATGTTCAGCTTAG GCCTATTCATGGCTTCACAACCCAGAGTGATTGCCTGTGGTACCAGAAAAGCAGTATTAGCCATGGCGATGAAGTTTCTAGTAGGCCCATTGCTCATGTCCGTGCCCTCATTAGCACTTGGACTAAGAGGAACATTACTTAAAGTTGCAATTGTGCAGGTTCGTAAGTATCATTGTCTCTAG
- the LOC125198558 gene encoding ATP-dependent RNA helicase DEAH12, chloroplastic-like, whose amino-acid sequence MSQFSGYGRRQPPFAARPRHNPQEPPFRRSSYQQHQYRSQFPPNNYDRPPGDIPARPNFIVQLRPDSQKSNSVRRADAEAVIRKLKFQPQRANFVMSNFNSASLSYEQWSETLATIVQLWEMKLGDKGFSFVPRLVSNVELPSDRLELNDRLKVLFIEKLKRLKEGELVEKWEKKLGTVMDEVKRISRILSDKASLRVFNELLEKKEVLVGESTFISNRIEEFRTGIRCIEEYLEDGNKEEHDFEVLRFVRGKIEWGRIYCLMMRECRRLDDGLPIYSHRQAIMKQIHCQQVTVLVGETGSGKSTQLVQFLVDSGICGDGAIICTQPRKLAAITLAERVKEESFGCYDDTSVVCYPSYSSLQEFESNVVFATDHCLLQHYISDNQLSMISCIVVDEAHERSLNTDLLLALIKTLLCQRPCLRLIIMSATVDADQFSDYFFGCRTLHVTGRHFPVAVKYEPCHSEVSPASKLMPSYVHDVLNTVLKINRTEREGTILAFLTSQSEVEWACENFQAPYAVALPLHGKLSYEDQHRVFLAYPGKRKVIFATNVAETSLTIPGVKYVVDPGMVKESMYEPATGMNILKVGRISQSSAKQRAGRAGRTEPGTCYRLYSEDDFESMLPHQEPEIRKVHLGVAILKIMALGVKDLQEFDFVDAPSASSIDLAVRNLVQLGAIVLKNGAYELTTDGKHIVKLGIEPRLGKIILQSFRQQLGKEGLVLAAVMANSSSIFCRVGTVDAKLKSDSLKVRFCHPTGDLFTLLGVYREWESVPREKRNTWCWENSINAKTLRRCQDTVIELEACLKNEMNIIVPNYWYWNPQIHGEHDKILKNVILSSLPGNVAMYSGHDQLGYEVALTRKHVQLHPACSLFNFGQRPAWVVFSEIISVSNEYLTCVTACDFDYFSTLSPSLPFDFLVMNSQRLHKRVLSGFGSVQLKRFCGKSNSNVRFLESKIRESYADERIGVVVDVDQNEVLVYASSQDIEKVMGLVIEALEYEKKLLQNECVEEFMYGPKVLNSIALFGAGAEIKHLELEKRCLSVDIYHSNASTLDQKELLLFLESFTSGFVCSVSRLLVSGPENEEKDKWGRVTFLTPDAAEKAAVLNEIEFSGGLLKIIPSMKNHDSDLRMMSSNRIKAKISWPRRRSKGIAFVKCNPDDVDAMVNDLSNLVIGDRFVWCRPSDKFPDSIKITGLDRDLSQEDIRPVIRAATSRHITDFFLLLENANDDLLPLPPACEDAILREISPFMPRRNKGVPVNVKVFPPEAKDSLMRAQIDFDGSLHLEAARALEHIDRKVLPGCDSWQKIVCHRVFDGSVYCPPSVYHVIGNEFHHFLRRLRHDPHYQGVEWNLEKTHNGGIRVKISASATRLVFELKNSLSELVGGTIIHHPDITPSVLQILFSRDGVLLMKSVERGTGTQIFFDKQKMTLRVYGPPEKIGYAQQNFVRGLLALHDSRQLEIRLRDGVLPPDMMKRVVQHFGPDLCGLRDKVPGVELSLNVRRHTISIVGNKALKQEVENIIHDLAQPNELQILENDYHSACPICLCEVEDSYMLEGCHHKACRSCLVEQCESAIRNRDCFPLLCAKEGCRAPILVADLRSLFPERLHELFQASLGAYVAASGGALMFCPSTDCPSVYRVVDPSGSDAAFRCGVCFMETCMKCHMEYHPLLSCEKYREFKADPDSSLKEWCMGKENVKTCPGCGSTVEKVDGCNHVECRCGRHVCWVCLDSFDSSDDCYSHLRSAHPNIEVDMFEFDVL is encoded by the exons ATGTCCCAATTCAGCGGCTACGGCCGTCGTCAGCCGCCGTTCGCCGCTCGTCCCCGCCACAACCCCCAGGAGCCCCCCTTCCGCCGCTCTTCGTACCAGCAACACCAGTACAGATCACAGTTCCCCCCCAACAACTATGATCGCCCCCCTGGAGACATCCCAGCCCGCCCCAATTTCATCGTCCAGCTACGCCCCGACTCTCAGAAATCGAATTCCGTCAGACGTGCTGATGCCGAGGCCGTGATTCGGAAGCTGAAATTCCAGCCGCAGAGAGCGAATTTTGTTATGTCCAATTTTAACTCCGCCTCACTATCTTACGAGCAGTGGAGTGAGACTCTAGCGACGATTGTTCAGTTGTGGGAGATGAAACTGGGCGATAAGGGGTTTAGCTTCGTGCCCCGCCTTGTTTCGAACGTCGAGCTTCCGTCGGATAGGTTGGAATTGAACGATCGGTTGAAGGTGTTGTTTATCGAGAAGTTGAAGAGATTGAAGGAGGGTGAGCTGGTGGAGAAGTGGGAGAAGAAATTGGGTACTGTGATGGATGAAGTTAAAAGGATTTCTAGGATTTTGAGTGATAAGGCAAGCTTACGGGTTTTCAATGAGCTGTTGGAGAAAAAGGAGGTTTTGGTGGGTGAGAGTACCTTTATCTCCAACAGGATTGAGGAATTCAGAACTGGCATTAGGTGTATTGAAGAGTATTTGGAGGATGGGAACAAGGAGGAACACGATTTTGAAGTTCTTCGATTTGTACGTGGAAAGATTGAATGGGGAAGGATTTATTGTTTGATGATGAGAGAATGCAGGAGGCTTGACGATGGACTGCCTATTTATTCCCATCGGCAGGCGATCATGAAGCAGATACACTGCCAACAG GTCACAGTGCTGGTAGGTGAGACCGGTTCAGGAAAGAGCACACAGTTGGTTCAGTTTCTTGTTGATTCTGGAATATGTGGCGACGGTGCCATTATTTGCACTCAGCCACGAAAACTTGCTGCAATAACTTTGGCGGAGAGGGTCAAAGAGGAAAGCTTTGGCTGCTATGATGATACTTCAGTTGTCTGTTACCCGTCATATTCATCACTTCAGGAGTTTGAGTCCAATGTGGTGTTTGCAACCGATCACTGCCTGTTGCAGCACTACATAAGCGACAATCAACTATCCATGATTTCTTGCATAGTTGTTGACGAGGCTCATGAAAGGAGCTTGAACACAGATCTCCTTCTGGCTTTGATCAAGACACTCCTCTGTCAGAGGCCCTGTCTCAGGCTTATTATAATGTCTGCTACTGTGGATGCAGACCAATTTTCTGATTACTTTTTTGGTTGTAGGACCTTGCATGTGACTGGAAGACACTTCCCTGTTGCTGTTAAATATGAACCCTGCCATTCTGAAGTGTCTCCAGCTTCTAAATTAATGCCGTCATATGTACATGATGTTCTAAATACAGTACTGAAGATCAATAGAACTGAGAGGGAAGGCACCATTCTTGCATTCTTGACGTCGCAGAGTGAAGTAGAATGGGCTTGCGAGAATTTTCAAGCTCCGTATGCTGTAGCATTGCCCTTACATGGAAAACTTTCATATGAAGACCAACATAGAGTATTTCTAGCCTATCCAGGTAAAAGAAAAGTTATATTTGCCACCAATGTTGCTGAGACTTCGTTGACAATTCCTGGTGTCAAGTATGTGGTGGACCCTGGAATGGTAAAAGAGAGCATGTATGAACCTGCTACAGGCATGAATATTCTCAAGGTTGGCAGAATCAGTCAGAGCTCTGCTAAACAGCGAGCGGGCCGTGCTGGGAGAACAGAACCTGGGACATGCTATAGATTGTACTCAGAAGATGATTTTGAATCAATGCTGCCTCACCAGGAACCAGAAATTCGCAAGGTTCATCTTGGCGtagcaattttaaaaattatggcATTGGGTGTGAAGGATCTGCAGGAGTTTGACTTTGTTGATGCACCTAGTGCCAGTTCCATAGATCTGGCTGTCAGAAATCTCGTCCAGCTAGGAGCAATTGTGCTGAAAAATGGTGCATATGAGTTAACAACTGACGGGAAACACATAGTCAAGTTGGGTATCGAGCCCCGGCTTGgtaaaataattttgcaaTCCTTTCGCCAGCAGTTGGGTAAAGAGGGTCTTGTTCTTGCTGCAGTAATGGCAAATTCTAGTAGCATATTTTGCAGAGTTGGTACGGTGGATGCCAAGTTGAAATCTGATTCCCTGAAGGTGAGGTTTTGTCATCCCACTGGTGATCTCTTCACATTACTTGGTGTTTACAGAGAGTGGGAATCTGTGCCGCGTGAAAAGAGAAACACTTGGTGTTGGGAAAATAGCATAAATGCAAAGACGTTGAGGAGATGCCAGGACACTGTTATAGAGCTGGAAGCTTGccttaaaaatgaaatgaatatcATTGTGCCGAACTATTGGTATTGGAATCCCCAAATACATGGAGAGCatgacaaaattttgaaaaatgtaataCTCTCTTCCTTGCCTGGAAATGTGGCTATGTACTCTGGCCACGATCAACTTGGTTATGAAGTGGCACTAACAAGGAAACATGTGCAGTTGCATCCCGCATGTTCTTTGTTCAATTTCGGCCAGAGGCCAGCCTGGGTGGTTTTCTCGGAAATAATATCTGTGTCGAATGAGTATTTAACATGTGTTACAGCAtgtgattttgattatttctCCACCCTTTCTCCTTCTCTACCATTTGATTTCTTGGTAATGAACAGCCAACGGTTGCATAAGAGGGTTTTATCAGGGTTTGGAAGTGTTCAGTTAAAAAGGTTTTGTGGGAAATCTAATAGCAATGTGCGCTTTCTCGAATCAAAAATAAGAGAGTCCTATGCTGATGAAAGGATTGGTGTTGTAGTTGATGTTGACCAGAATGAGGTGCTCGTGTATGCTTCTTCACAGGATATTGAGAAAGTGATGGGTTTAGTTATAGAAGCATTGGAGTACGAAAAGAAGCTGTTGCAGAATGAGTGTGTTGAAGAATTTATGTATGGCCCTAAGGTCTTGAACTCTATTGCTCTCTTTGGAGCTGGTGCCGAGATAAAACATCTGGAACTTGAGAAGAGATGTCTGTCTGTGGACATATATCATTCTAATGCTAGCACACTTGATCAGAAAGAGCTTCTACTCTTTCTTGAGAGTTTCACTTCAGGTTTTGTTTGCTCTGTTAGCAGGTTGTTGGTCTCTGGTCCggaaaatgaagagaaggACAAGTGGGGAAGGGTAACATTTTTGACACCTGATGCTGCAGAGAAGGCTGCTGTGTTAAATGAGATCGAATTCAGTGGTGGCTTGTTAAAGATCATTCCTTCTATGAAAAATCATGACAGTGATCTCAGAATGATGTCTTCCAATCGTATCAAAGCCAAAATCTCATGGCCTCGTCGGCGCAGCAAAGGGATAGCATTTGTGAAATGCAATCCAGATGATGTTGATGCAATGGTCAATGATCTCTCCAATCTAGTTATAGGTGACAGGTTTGTTTGGTGTAGACCAAGTGATAAGTTTCCAGACAGCATTAAAATTACTGGGCTTGACAGGGACCTTTCTCAAGAAGATATACGTCCGGTCATAAGAGCTGCGACAAGTAGGCATATCACGGACTTCTTTCTGCTGCTAGAGAATGCAAATGACGATCTTTTACCACTACCACCGGCTTGTGAGGATGCCATTTTACGTGAAATTTCTCCCTTCATGCCTAGAAGAAATAAGGGTGTCCCTGTTAATGTTAAGGTATTTCCACCAGAAGCAAAGGATAGTCTAATGAGAGCccaaattgattttgatggaAGTTTACATTTGGAGGCAGCTAGGGCCCTGGAGCATATTGACCGCAAAGTACTACCTGGGTGTGACTCGTGGCAGAAAATTGTATGCCATCGAGTATTTGATGGCTCTGTGTATTGCCCTCCCTCTGTATATCATGTTATCGGGAACGAGTTTCATCATTTCCTCAGAAGGCTTCGGCATGATCCGCATTATCAAG GTGTAGAATGGAATCTGGAGAAAACCCATAATGGTGGCATCCGAGTAAAGATATCTGCTAGCGCTACGAGACTTGTTTTTGAGTTGAAAAATTCTCTGTCGGAGCTTGTTGGAGGGACGATTATACATCATCCGGATATAACCCCTTCTGTTCTTCAGATTCTTTTTTCGCGTGATGGAGTTCTGCTTATGAAATCTGTTGAGCGAGGGACTGGAACACAGATATTCTTCGATAAGCAGAAAATGACTTTGAGAGTCTATGGTCCTCCAGAAAAGATCGGGTATGCACAACAGAATTTTGTCAGAGGTCTCCTTGCCCTACATGACAGCAGGCAACTGGAGATTCGACTTCGTGATGGAGTCTTACCTCCTGATATGATGAAGAGAGTTGTTCAGCATTTCGGGCCAGATCTTTGTGGACTTAGAGATAAAGTGCCAGGGGTGGAGCTGTCTTTAAATGTGAGACGCCACACTATATCTATTGTAGGTAACAAAGCATTGAAGCAAGAAGTCGAAAACATAATACATGATCTTGCACAGCCAAATGAGTTGCAAATTCTGGAGAATGATTATCATAGTGCTTGTCCCATTTGCTTATGTGAAGTGGAGGATTCGTACATGCTTGAGGGCTGCCATCACAAAGCCTGCCGGTCATGTTTGGTTGAGCAGTGTGAATCTGCTATCAGAAATCGTGATTGTTTCCCGTTGCTCTGTGCTAAAGAGGGTTGCAGGGCTCCAATCTTGGTTGCTGATTTGAGGTCTTTGTTTCCCGAGCGACTTCATGAACTTTTCCAGGCTTCCTTGGGTGCGTATGTGGCAGCTAGTGGGGGTGCTTTGATGTTTTGCCCGTCGACCGACTGCCCTTCAGTCTACAGGGTAGTGGATCCCAGTGGGTCCGATGCAGCCTTCAGATGCGGCGTGTGCTTCATGGAGACGTGTATGAAGTGCCACATGGAATACCACCCGCTCCTGTCCTGTGAGAAGTATCGCGAGTTCAAAGCTGATCCCGACTCATCGCTCAAGGAGTGGTGCATGGGGAAAGAAAACGTGAAGACCTGCCCTGGGTGTGGGTCCACAGTCGAGAAGGTGGACGGGTGCAACCACGTCGAGTGCAGGTGCGGGAGACACGTTTGCTGGGTATGCTTGGATTCGTTTGACAGTTCTGACGACTGCTACAGCCATCTGAGGTCTGCACACCCAAACATTGAGGTGGAtatgtttgagtttgatgtgTTATGA